In a genomic window of Bradyrhizobium ontarionense:
- the metA gene encoding homoserine O-succinyltransferase MetA, which yields MTLLFDRHRRITSPALAPADLDGRTRHPVELTIGLVNNMPDSALKATDHQIARLLQNAAPRHVHIRLHCFSLPSIARAQAAQNHVAQAYTDITELDGLGIDGLIVTGAEPIAADLRDEPYWPELTSIIDWAKTKTRSTIWSCLAAHAAVLHLDGVERQRLATKCSGIYDCIKVQDDWLTHGIRSPLEVPHSRLNAVNEPLLTARGYDILTRSDDVGVDIFARSMPSRFVFFQGHPEYDALSLQREYMRDIARFLAGQRDDYPRFPKSYFSAETEAVLNAFEARAKVKRDPTIAAELPGLTLRPDLAAGDAAQLLFTNWISFLARQAG from the coding sequence ATGACTCTGCTGTTCGACCGACATCGCAGGATCACGAGCCCTGCTCTCGCCCCCGCCGATCTCGACGGTCGCACGCGGCACCCGGTCGAGCTCACGATCGGTCTCGTCAACAACATGCCGGACAGCGCGCTGAAGGCGACCGATCATCAGATCGCGCGGCTGCTGCAGAACGCCGCGCCGCGACACGTCCACATTCGCCTGCACTGCTTCTCGTTGCCGTCGATCGCGCGCGCGCAGGCGGCTCAGAACCATGTCGCTCAGGCCTACACCGACATCACTGAGCTCGACGGCCTCGGCATCGACGGCCTGATCGTGACCGGAGCGGAACCGATTGCGGCGGACCTGCGCGACGAACCCTATTGGCCGGAGCTGACCTCGATCATCGACTGGGCGAAAACCAAGACGCGTTCGACGATCTGGTCCTGTCTCGCCGCGCATGCAGCCGTGCTGCATCTGGACGGCGTCGAACGGCAGCGGCTCGCGACCAAATGTTCCGGCATCTACGACTGCATCAAGGTTCAGGACGACTGGCTGACGCACGGCATCCGCTCCCCACTCGAGGTGCCGCACTCGCGTCTCAATGCCGTCAACGAGCCGCTGCTGACGGCGCGCGGCTACGACATTCTGACCCGGTCGGACGACGTCGGGGTCGACATTTTCGCGCGCTCGATGCCGAGCCGCTTCGTGTTCTTCCAGGGCCACCCGGAATATGACGCGCTGTCGCTGCAACGGGAATACATGCGCGACATCGCACGGTTTCTGGCGGGGCAACGCGATGACTATCCACGCTTCCCGAAATCCTATTTCAGCGCGGAGACCGAGGCGGTGCTGAACGCGTTCGAGGCGCGCGCCAAGGTGAAGCGCGACCCCACGATCGCAGCCGAGCTGCCCGGACTGACGCTTCGTCCGGATCTTGCCGCTGGCGACGCTGCGCAGCTCCTGTTCACGAACTGGATCAGTTTCCTGGCCAGGCAGGCGGGATAG
- a CDS encoding HAD-IA family hydrolase: MVEAVIFDFGGVMTTSPFEAFARFERERGYPLDIIRNTNAANHLENAWAKFERAEIDLDTFDRLFAEESLALGGAEVRGRDVLPLLAGDLRPDMVEALRRIKAECKTGCITNNLPANAIGSQGGRSFYVAEVMALFDHVIESAKIGLRKPDPRIYQMMIETLGVRPSDCVYLDDLGVNLKPAREMGMTTIKVVSASQAITELEAATGLKLT, encoded by the coding sequence ATGGTCGAGGCGGTGATCTTTGATTTCGGCGGCGTGATGACGACGTCTCCCTTCGAGGCCTTCGCTCGCTTCGAAAGGGAGCGCGGCTACCCCCTCGACATCATCCGCAACACCAATGCCGCCAACCACCTGGAGAACGCCTGGGCGAAGTTCGAGCGCGCCGAGATCGATCTCGACACGTTCGACCGGCTGTTCGCCGAGGAGTCGCTGGCACTCGGCGGCGCCGAGGTCCGCGGGCGCGATGTGCTGCCGCTGCTCGCCGGCGATCTTCGCCCCGACATGGTCGAGGCGCTCCGCCGCATCAAGGCGGAGTGCAAGACCGGCTGCATCACCAACAACCTGCCGGCCAATGCGATCGGCAGCCAAGGCGGGCGCTCGTTCTACGTTGCGGAGGTCATGGCGCTGTTCGATCACGTGATCGAATCGGCCAAGATCGGACTGCGCAAGCCCGATCCGCGGATCTACCAGATGATGATCGAGACGCTCGGCGTGCGTCCCTCTGACTGCGTCTATCTCGACGATCTCGGCGTCAATTTGAAGCCCGCGCGCGAGATGGGCATGACGACGATCAAGGTGGTCAGCGCATCGCAGGCGATCACCGAGTTGGAGGCCGCGACGGGGTTGAAACTGACTTAG
- the mtnA gene encoding S-methyl-5-thioribose-1-phosphate isomerase: protein MKVDGKHYRSIWLDADGWSVCAIDQRRLPHEFVVAKITTCEEAADAIRAMLVRGAPLIGATAAFGMALGMRDDRSDPGIDRAYEMLIATRPTAINLKWALDTMSTMLRRLAPSERRDAAYARAVDIAGEDVTINQGIASHGLALIEAAAARKQPGEPVNVLTHCNAGWLATVDWGTATAPIYLAHDRGIPIHVWVDETRPRNQGASLTAWELGHHGVAHTVIPDNTGGHLMQHGMVDLAIVGTDRVAANGDVCNKIGTYLKALAAHDNGVPFYVALPSPTIDFAVAEGRQIPIEQRSAQEVTEMTGRTSDGRIETVRIVPPGSPVANYGFDVTPARLVTGLITERGLLQADGAALAAAFPERAKPTND, encoded by the coding sequence ATGAAGGTCGACGGCAAGCATTACCGCAGCATCTGGCTCGATGCCGACGGCTGGTCGGTCTGTGCGATCGATCAGCGCCGGTTGCCGCATGAGTTCGTTGTGGCAAAGATCACGACCTGCGAGGAGGCGGCGGATGCAATCCGCGCCATGCTGGTGCGCGGCGCACCCTTGATCGGCGCCACGGCCGCGTTCGGCATGGCGCTCGGCATGCGTGACGACCGCTCCGATCCGGGCATCGACCGCGCCTATGAGATGCTGATCGCGACACGTCCGACCGCGATCAATCTCAAATGGGCGCTCGACACGATGAGCACGATGCTGCGCCGGCTGGCTCCGTCCGAGCGGCGCGACGCCGCCTATGCGCGCGCGGTCGACATCGCCGGCGAAGACGTCACGATCAACCAGGGCATTGCAAGCCATGGCCTTGCGCTGATCGAGGCGGCGGCGGCGCGCAAACAGCCGGGCGAGCCGGTCAATGTGCTGACCCATTGCAACGCCGGCTGGCTGGCGACCGTCGACTGGGGCACCGCCACTGCGCCGATCTATCTCGCGCATGATCGCGGCATTCCGATCCATGTCTGGGTCGACGAGACGCGGCCGCGCAACCAGGGTGCCTCGCTCACCGCCTGGGAGCTCGGACACCACGGCGTCGCGCATACGGTCATCCCCGACAACACCGGCGGTCACCTCATGCAGCACGGCATGGTCGATCTCGCCATCGTCGGCACCGACCGCGTCGCCGCCAATGGCGACGTCTGCAACAAGATCGGCACCTATCTGAAGGCGCTCGCGGCGCACGACAACGGCGTGCCGTTCTATGTCGCGCTGCCGTCGCCCACGATCGACTTCGCGGTGGCCGAGGGCCGGCAGATCCCGATCGAGCAGCGCAGCGCGCAGGAGGTCACGGAGATGACCGGCCGCACGTCGGACGGTCGTATCGAGACCGTGCGCATCGTGCCGCCGGGCTCGCCGGTGGCGAATTACGGTTTCGACGTCACGCCGGCGCGGCTGGTGACCGGGCTGATCACCGAGCGCGGCCTGCTGCAGGCCGACGGCGCGGCGCTGGCGGCGGCATTTCCGGAACGGGCGAAGCCGACGAACGATTAG
- a CDS encoding branched-chain amino acid aminotransferase: MTHLVKPVSYSQTWTFFDGEWREGNAPIMGVRTHATWLASTVFDGARAFEGVAPDLDRHCARVNRSAVNFRLKAVVDAETWMGLAREGIARFGSRAELYIRPMYWAQHGAGGGVLFDPETTNWCLCIYEAPMPQPTGNAITLSPFRRPTAECAPVDAKAACLYPNNSRALIEAASRGFNNCLMLDMLGNVAEFGNANVFMVKDGVVFTPVPNGTFLNGVTRQRVIELLKGDGVSVVETTLRYEDFLNADEIFSSGNFAKVAPVVRIDDRTLPIGPVYSRARRLYWDYAHAVRAAA; encoded by the coding sequence ATGACCCATCTCGTCAAGCCTGTCAGCTATTCGCAGACCTGGACGTTCTTCGACGGGGAATGGCGCGAAGGAAATGCGCCCATCATGGGCGTGCGGACGCATGCGACGTGGCTCGCATCGACCGTGTTCGACGGCGCGCGCGCATTCGAAGGTGTCGCGCCCGATCTCGATCGACACTGCGCGCGCGTCAATCGGTCGGCCGTCAATTTTCGGCTCAAGGCTGTCGTCGATGCCGAGACCTGGATGGGCCTTGCCCGCGAGGGCATCGCACGGTTCGGATCGAGAGCCGAGCTGTACATCCGTCCGATGTACTGGGCGCAGCATGGCGCTGGCGGTGGCGTCCTGTTCGATCCCGAGACCACCAATTGGTGCCTGTGCATTTACGAGGCGCCGATGCCGCAGCCGACGGGGAACGCGATCACGCTGTCGCCGTTCCGCAGGCCGACAGCCGAATGCGCGCCGGTCGATGCCAAGGCGGCCTGCCTCTATCCGAACAATTCGCGCGCGCTGATCGAGGCGGCCTCGCGCGGCTTCAACAATTGCCTGATGCTGGACATGCTCGGCAACGTCGCCGAGTTCGGCAATGCCAACGTGTTCATGGTGAAGGACGGCGTCGTGTTCACGCCGGTGCCGAACGGGACCTTCCTCAACGGGGTCACCCGTCAGCGCGTGATCGAGCTTCTCAAAGGCGACGGTGTGAGCGTGGTCGAGACGACGCTGCGCTATGAGGACTTCCTGAACGCCGACGAGATCTTCTCCTCCGGCAATTTCGCCAAGGTCGCGCCGGTCGTTCGGATCGATGACCGGACGCTGCCGATCGGCCCGGTCTACAGCCGGGCGCGCCGGCTCTATTGGGATTATGCGCATGCAGTCAGAGCGGCTGCATAA
- a CDS encoding O-acetylhomoserine aminocarboxypropyltransferase/cysteine synthase family protein, whose translation MRNETIAIHAGYEPEATTKAVAVPIYQTAAYAFDSADHGAALFNLETEGYRYSRISNPTTAVLEKRVAELEGGVGALAVGTGQAALHFAFVNVADGGGNIVSVPQLYGTTHTLLGHILPRQGITGRFAESDTSEAIERLIDENTKAVFAETIGNPAGNVCDIEALARVAHRNGVPLIVDNTVATPILLRPFDYGADIAVHSLTKFLGGHGTTLGGMLVDSGNFPWKDHADRFPAFSQPDASYHGMVYTDHFGRSAYIQRARSVYQRTMGAVLSPFNAFLLLQGIETVALRMERHVENARKVAEFLRNDPRVAWVNYAGFSDSPYHPLVQKYLEGRASSLFTFGIKGGMEAGKAFYDALKLITRLVNIGDAKSLACHPASTTHRQMSADDQRKAGVLPEAIRLSIGIEHISDIIEDLDQALAQACARPRRLDAAE comes from the coding sequence ATGCGCAACGAGACGATTGCAATCCACGCCGGCTACGAGCCGGAGGCGACCACCAAAGCCGTTGCGGTTCCGATCTATCAGACGGCCGCCTACGCGTTCGACAGCGCCGACCACGGCGCTGCGCTGTTCAACCTGGAAACCGAGGGCTATCGCTACAGCCGCATCTCCAATCCGACGACGGCCGTGCTCGAAAAGCGCGTGGCCGAACTCGAGGGCGGTGTCGGCGCGCTCGCGGTGGGCACCGGGCAGGCCGCGCTCCATTTTGCTTTCGTCAATGTCGCCGACGGCGGCGGCAATATCGTCTCGGTGCCGCAGCTCTATGGGACGACGCACACGCTGCTGGGCCACATCCTGCCGCGCCAGGGCATCACCGGACGGTTTGCCGAGAGCGACACGTCGGAGGCGATCGAGCGCCTCATCGACGAAAACACCAAGGCCGTGTTCGCCGAGACGATCGGCAACCCCGCCGGCAATGTCTGCGACATCGAGGCGCTGGCCAGGGTCGCGCATCGCAACGGTGTGCCGTTGATCGTCGACAACACGGTCGCAACCCCCATTCTGCTGCGTCCCTTCGACTACGGCGCCGACATCGCCGTGCATTCGCTGACCAAGTTCCTCGGCGGCCACGGCACCACGCTCGGCGGCATGCTGGTCGACAGCGGCAACTTCCCCTGGAAAGATCACGCCGATCGATTCCCGGCCTTCAGCCAGCCTGACGCGTCCTATCATGGAATGGTCTACACCGATCATTTCGGCCGCAGCGCCTATATCCAACGGGCGCGTAGCGTCTATCAGCGGACGATGGGCGCAGTGCTGTCGCCGTTCAATGCGTTCCTGCTGCTGCAAGGCATCGAGACGGTCGCGCTGCGCATGGAGCGGCACGTCGAGAATGCCCGCAAGGTCGCCGAATTTCTCCGCAATGATCCGCGCGTGGCGTGGGTCAACTACGCGGGTTTCTCCGACAGCCCCTATCATCCGCTGGTCCAGAAATATCTCGAGGGCCGCGCCTCGTCCCTGTTCACGTTCGGGATCAAGGGCGGCATGGAGGCCGGCAAGGCGTTCTATGACGCGCTGAAGCTGATCACCCGCCTCGTCAACATCGGAGACGCCAAGTCGCTGGCCTGTCACCCGGCGTCGACGACGCATCGCCAGATGTCGGCGGACGACCAGCGAAAGGCCGGCGTGCTGCCCGAGGCGATCCGTCTCTCGATCGGCATCGAGCACATCAGCGACATCATCGAGGATCTCGACCAGGCGCTCGCGCAAGCCTGCGCGCGCCCCCGTCGGCTGGATGCGGCGGAGTAG
- a CDS encoding phosphopantetheine-binding protein, translating into MPGFDVDIRHRVVTLVRDILAQNSIVTDVLPEAKLVDVGLTSMDMVNLMLSLEAEFDFTIPQELITPENFQSVVTLERLVAGQLAAAKAA; encoded by the coding sequence ATGCCGGGTTTCGATGTCGATATCCGTCACCGCGTCGTGACGCTCGTGCGCGACATCCTCGCGCAGAACTCGATCGTGACGGATGTTCTGCCCGAGGCGAAGCTCGTCGATGTCGGCCTGACGTCGATGGACATGGTCAACCTCATGCTGTCGCTCGAAGCCGAGTTCGACTTCACCATCCCGCAGGAACTGATCACGCCGGAGAACTTCCAGTCGGTCGTGACGCTGGAGCGTCTGGTCGCCGGGCAGTTGGCGGCGGCCAAGGCCGCGTAA
- a CDS encoding acyl-CoA acyltransferase produces the protein MTALKPLIRCREIRESDLEAVAELLTRGFPRRSRDYWLGGLNRQATRAAPHGYPRFGYLLDNDGSPVGVLLLIYSDRGTATQSEIWCNLSSWYVEPEFRNYATMLTRIAQRLPEVTYVNISAARQTWPIVQAQGFRAYCSGVFLSVPSFSFAGLGARVEQVATDAQALQGIPSDEADLLIRHARHGCLSVVVRSKQGPIPLVLQHVRIRQGRFALPVMQLIYCRDVSDYVASAGAIGRFLLRRGRVSVIIDANGPISGLVGFYTDRRGRKYAKGPRQPRLGNLSDTELPLYGP, from the coding sequence ATGACCGCGCTCAAACCGCTGATCCGGTGCCGCGAGATCAGGGAATCCGATCTGGAGGCCGTCGCCGAGCTGCTCACGCGCGGCTTCCCACGGCGATCCCGGGACTATTGGCTGGGCGGCTTGAACCGACAGGCGACGCGGGCGGCTCCGCACGGCTATCCGCGCTTCGGCTACCTGCTCGACAACGACGGCAGTCCGGTCGGCGTGCTGCTCCTGATCTACAGCGATCGAGGCACCGCCACGCAGTCCGAGATCTGGTGCAACCTGTCGAGCTGGTATGTCGAACCGGAATTTCGCAACTATGCGACGATGCTGACGAGGATCGCGCAGCGATTGCCCGAGGTGACCTACGTCAACATCAGCGCGGCACGGCAGACCTGGCCGATCGTGCAAGCGCAGGGCTTTCGGGCCTATTGCAGCGGCGTCTTCCTTTCAGTTCCATCGTTCTCATTCGCCGGCCTTGGCGCGCGGGTGGAGCAAGTCGCGACGGATGCGCAAGCCCTGCAAGGCATTCCATCCGATGAAGCCGACCTGCTGATCCGGCACGCTCGTCATGGCTGCCTCAGCGTCGTCGTGAGATCGAAACAGGGGCCGATTCCTCTGGTTCTGCAGCATGTGCGGATTCGGCAAGGGCGCTTCGCGCTCCCCGTGATGCAATTGATCTACTGCCGCGATGTCTCGGACTACGTCGCAAGCGCTGGTGCAATCGGCCGCTTCCTGCTGCGACGCGGCCGCGTGTCCGTCATCATCGACGCCAACGGACCGATATCCGGACTCGTCGGCTTCTACACCGACCGCCGGGGACGGAAATACGCAAAGGGACCACGGCAGCCACGGCTGGGAAATCTCAGCGACACCGAGCTTCCACTCTACGGCCCCTGA
- a CDS encoding alpha/beta hydrolase, giving the protein MPLDPRAQRLLTMVAAAAPDVRDRPTPDQRRRALAKLMQFARNDCGAVTTQDGHFSAPAGPLHYRLYSPAVDTEDVDARLPGFVYFHGGGLVAGNIETHDRVTAALAAASGCRLLSLDYRLAPEHKFPRALEDAIAAVRFAVAHAAALGIDRDRIVVGGDSAGATLAAAVCQHAIGTTDLRIAAQCLICPVLDFSQPWPSRELFGTGYLIDRTTWEADLADYLPEGTEADDPRISPLCCADLSGLPPAIIHTAEFDPMRDEGNAYAARLAEADVTVAHVCHQGMIHNFHALGAILPQARAALDLVGQQIRSLLQPAPH; this is encoded by the coding sequence ATGCCGCTCGACCCTCGCGCCCAGCGCCTGCTCACAATGGTGGCCGCGGCGGCTCCGGACGTTCGGGACCGCCCGACCCCGGACCAGCGCCGGCGGGCGCTCGCCAAGCTGATGCAGTTCGCGCGCAACGACTGCGGGGCTGTCACGACGCAGGACGGTCACTTTTCCGCTCCCGCGGGTCCGCTCCATTACCGTTTGTACTCGCCGGCCGTAGACACGGAGGACGTTGACGCGCGCCTTCCAGGTTTCGTGTATTTTCATGGCGGCGGCCTGGTAGCGGGCAACATCGAGACTCACGACAGGGTCACGGCGGCACTCGCAGCCGCGTCCGGATGCCGGCTGCTCTCGCTCGACTATCGCCTCGCGCCTGAGCACAAGTTTCCCCGAGCCCTCGAGGATGCGATTGCGGCGGTCCGATTTGCTGTCGCTCACGCGGCTGCGCTCGGCATCGACCGCGACCGCATCGTCGTCGGCGGCGATTCCGCCGGCGCGACGCTCGCGGCCGCCGTCTGCCAGCATGCGATCGGGACGACGGATCTCAGGATTGCAGCGCAATGCCTGATCTGCCCCGTGCTCGACTTTTCGCAACCATGGCCATCGCGCGAACTGTTCGGAACCGGCTATCTGATCGACAGGACGACGTGGGAGGCCGATCTCGCCGACTATCTGCCCGAAGGGACCGAGGCCGACGATCCGCGGATATCGCCGCTGTGCTGCGCCGATCTTTCCGGACTGCCACCCGCCATCATCCACACGGCGGAGTTCGATCCGATGCGCGACGAAGGCAATGCCTATGCGGCGCGGCTCGCAGAAGCAGACGTCACGGTTGCCCATGTCTGTCACCAAGGCATGATTCACAATTTCCACGCGCTCGGCGCGATCCTGCCGCAGGCAAGAGCCGCTCTTGATCTGGTCGGGCAACAAATTCGGTCTCTCCTGCAACCGGCACCGCATTAA
- a CDS encoding S-methyl-5'-thioadenosine phosphorylase, with protein sequence MTKAVLGIIGGSGIYDLPGLEDAREEVIASPWGEPSAPLRRGAIAGLPIVFLPRHDKGHRLSPSDINYRANIDVLKRAGVTDLVSLSACGSFKEELPPGTFVLVDQFVDRTHKRESSFFGRGCVAHVSMAHPVSPRLRIHLAAAAEAEGIAIARGGTYVCMEGPQFSTYAESMTYKTAGYSVIGMTNMPEAKLAREAEICYATVAMVTDFDCWHPDHDAVTVQDIIRVLTTNADKAKALVARLAREFPREHEPCPIGSDRTLDTALITAPEARDPELLKKLDAVAGRILRS encoded by the coding sequence ATGACGAAGGCTGTGCTTGGCATTATCGGCGGCTCGGGCATCTATGATCTGCCGGGATTGGAAGATGCCCGCGAAGAGGTGATCGCAAGCCCCTGGGGAGAGCCTTCGGCGCCGCTGCGCCGCGGAGCCATCGCAGGGTTGCCGATCGTGTTCCTGCCGCGCCACGACAAGGGACATCGGCTGTCTCCGTCCGATATCAATTATCGCGCCAACATCGACGTGCTGAAACGGGCAGGGGTCACCGACCTCGTGTCGCTGTCGGCCTGCGGCTCGTTCAAGGAGGAGCTGCCGCCGGGCACCTTCGTGCTGGTCGACCAGTTCGTCGATCGCACCCATAAGCGCGAGAGCTCGTTCTTCGGCAGGGGATGCGTGGCCCACGTCTCGATGGCGCATCCGGTGTCACCGCGGCTGCGCATTCATCTGGCTGCGGCGGCCGAGGCCGAGGGCATCGCGATCGCGCGCGGTGGCACCTATGTCTGCATGGAGGGACCGCAATTCTCGACCTACGCCGAGAGCATGACCTACAAGACGGCAGGCTATTCGGTGATCGGCATGACCAACATGCCCGAGGCCAAGCTCGCTCGCGAAGCCGAGATCTGCTACGCGACGGTCGCCATGGTGACCGACTTCGACTGCTGGCATCCGGACCATGACGCGGTCACCGTGCAGGACATCATCCGCGTACTCACGACCAACGCCGACAAGGCCAAGGCGCTGGTTGCGCGGCTCGCCCGCGAATTTCCCCGCGAGCACGAGCCGTGCCCGATCGGCTCCGATCGCACGCTCGACACCGCACTGATCACGGCGCCCGAGGCGCGCGATCCCGAACTTCTGAAGAAGCTCGATGCGGTCGCAGGCCGCATCCTGCGCAGCTGA
- a CDS encoding acyl-CoA dehydrogenase family protein gives MTVQESALRNPILDDREQLLLDRNSLFLQRTAAVAAQAAAEADDVDREGRFPKAAIDATREHKLLGMQIPVELGGFGASIHDIADVCYALGRACASSAMIFAMHQTKVACLVRHGRGTPYMEALMRRIASEQLLMASSTTEGQNGGNIRASAAAVGHDGDRITLTRDATVISYGAEADGLVTIARRADGAAASDQVLLALTKDDYTIKRTLGWETLGMRGTCSTGFELQVSCPSDRMFTESYDRIHGQTMTPFAHLTWSSAWAGIAAASVQRAQRFLRKAARGTGGQMPPAAAHYTAARMALARLRAMIVTNMDAFAAHEYDERALTSLDFQSSITLLKVQASELALETVMHAMRACGLSGYRNDGDFSIGRHLRDVLSAPIMINNDRILANVATANLMSAVPASLYE, from the coding sequence ATGACTGTCCAGGAAAGCGCGCTTCGTAATCCCATCCTCGACGACCGCGAGCAGCTCCTGCTCGATCGCAACTCATTGTTTCTGCAGCGGACGGCCGCCGTCGCCGCACAAGCCGCCGCCGAGGCCGATGACGTCGACCGCGAGGGACGGTTTCCGAAGGCGGCGATCGACGCCACCCGCGAGCACAAGCTGTTGGGAATGCAGATTCCGGTCGAGCTGGGCGGCTTCGGCGCATCGATCCACGACATCGCCGACGTCTGCTATGCGCTCGGTCGCGCCTGCGCCTCCAGCGCGATGATCTTCGCCATGCATCAGACCAAGGTCGCCTGCCTGGTGCGCCACGGTCGCGGCACCCCCTACATGGAAGCCTTGATGCGCCGGATCGCCTCAGAACAGCTGCTGATGGCGTCCTCCACCACGGAAGGCCAGAACGGCGGCAACATCCGCGCCAGCGCAGCGGCGGTCGGCCACGACGGCGACCGCATCACGCTCACGCGTGACGCGACGGTCATTTCCTACGGCGCCGAGGCCGATGGCCTCGTGACGATCGCACGGCGCGCCGACGGCGCCGCCGCCTCCGACCAAGTGCTGCTGGCGCTGACCAAGGACGACTACACGATCAAGCGCACGCTGGGCTGGGAGACGCTCGGCATGCGCGGCACCTGCTCGACCGGTTTCGAGCTCCAGGTGAGCTGTCCGTCCGACCGGATGTTCACCGAATCCTATGATCGCATCCACGGCCAGACCATGACACCGTTCGCGCATCTGACCTGGTCGTCAGCGTGGGCCGGGATCGCCGCGGCCTCCGTGCAGCGGGCGCAGCGTTTCCTGCGCAAAGCCGCGCGAGGCACGGGCGGACAGATGCCGCCGGCAGCGGCGCACTACACGGCGGCGAGGATGGCGCTGGCACGACTGCGTGCGATGATCGTCACCAATATGGACGCCTTCGCGGCCCACGAATACGACGAGCGGGCGCTGACCTCACTCGATTTCCAGTCCTCGATCACGCTGTTGAAAGTGCAGGCCTCGGAGCTCGCGCTCGAGACCGTGATGCATGCGATGCGCGCCTGCGGCCTCTCCGGATATCGCAACGACGGCGACTTCTCGATCGGACGGCACCTGCGCGACGTGCTGTCCGCGCCGATCATGATCAATAACGACCGCATCCTGGCGAACGTAGCCACAGCCAATCTGATGAGCGCGGTGCCCGCCTCGCTCTACGAATGA
- a CDS encoding amino acid--[acyl-carrier-protein] ligase — translation MKIPVLPQSPEIAPQPADALDHLTDALFHRMGADGVYARTALYEDVVERLAALITRHREPGTEVMRFPPVMSRAQLEKSGYLKSFPNLLGCVCGLHGTERDIHEAVARFDKGGDWTTSLSPADLVLSPAACYPVYPIAASRGALPVGGLRFDVAADCFRREPSRHLDRLQSFRMREYVCIGTPDDVSAFRDRWMVKAQTIARDLGLSFRVDHASDPFFGRVGQMKAVSQKQQALKFELLVPLRSEEQPTACMSFNYHREHFGTTWGIADADGAPAHTGCVAFGMDRLAVALFHTHGLDLARWPSRVREALQLERLASVVG, via the coding sequence ATGAAGATTCCCGTTCTCCCGCAGTCGCCCGAGATTGCCCCTCAGCCGGCCGACGCCCTGGATCATCTGACCGACGCCCTATTCCATCGCATGGGAGCGGATGGCGTCTATGCCCGCACCGCGCTGTATGAAGACGTGGTGGAGCGGCTCGCTGCGCTCATCACCCGCCATCGCGAGCCGGGCACGGAGGTGATGCGTTTCCCTCCGGTCATGAGCCGCGCGCAGCTGGAGAAATCAGGCTATCTGAAGAGCTTTCCCAATCTGCTCGGCTGCGTGTGCGGTCTGCATGGCACAGAGCGGGACATCCACGAGGCCGTCGCGCGTTTCGACAAGGGCGGCGACTGGACGACGTCGCTGTCGCCGGCCGATCTCGTGCTGTCGCCTGCTGCCTGTTATCCCGTCTATCCGATCGCAGCGAGCCGCGGCGCGTTGCCGGTCGGCGGCCTGCGCTTCGATGTTGCGGCCGATTGCTTCCGCCGCGAGCCGTCGCGCCATCTCGACCGGCTGCAGTCGTTCCGGATGCGCGAATATGTCTGCATCGGCACGCCCGACGACGTCTCGGCCTTCCGCGACCGCTGGATGGTGAAGGCGCAGACGATCGCCCGCGATCTCGGCCTGTCGTTCCGTGTCGATCACGCCAGTGATCCATTTTTTGGTCGCGTCGGCCAGATGAAGGCCGTCAGCCAGAAGCAGCAGGCGCTGAAGTTCGAGCTGCTGGTGCCGTTGCGCTCGGAAGAGCAGCCGACGGCCTGCATGAGCTTCAACTATCACCGCGAGCATTTCGGCACCACCTGGGGTATCGCCGATGCCGACGGCGCGCCGGCCCACACCGGCTGCGTGGCGTTCGGCATGGATCGGCTGGCCGTTGCGCTGTTCCACACCCACGGTCTCGATCTGGCGCGCTGGCCGTCGCGGGTGCGCGAGGCGCTGCAGCTGGAACGCCTCGCCAGCGTCGTCGGTTGA